In Tenebrio molitor chromosome 6, icTenMoli1.1, whole genome shotgun sequence, one genomic interval encodes:
- the LOC138132550 gene encoding uncharacterized protein, giving the protein MKPFVVTIFLLSAVSLARCGDEKKTEKRGIESFGHGGGISLGGGHGGLGGGLGGGIGGGFGGGQGGLGGGLGGGFGGGLGGGGGGGGGGGATVTTINQRVPVPVPQPYPVTVTRPVPFPVPAPYRVEVPRPVQVPVPVPRPVVVPRPVPVTVTRPVPYPVQVPVQVPVQVPVQVPVPQPYPVTIPQPVPVRVPQTIVVPVPQPISVGGDGGGAGGFGGGLGGGLGGGIGGGFGGGLGGGFGGGHGIGGGLGGGIGGGHGIGGGIGGGHGGGYSYSSVSIGGHHYGSSSKH; this is encoded by the exons ATGAAGCCTTTCGTG GTTACAATCTTTCTTTTGTCCGCGGTCTCTCTGGCCCGCTGTGGCGACGAGAAGAAAACGGAGAAGCGCGGCATTGAGAGTTTTGGCCATGGGGGCGGCATCTCACTAGGAGGCGGACACGGTGGACTAGGTGGAGGCCTCGGTGGTGGAATCGGAGGCGGTTTCGGTGGTGGACAGGGAGGACTTGGAGGAGGCCTGGGAGGAGGATTTGGTGGAGGACTGGGAGGAGGCGGTGGCGGCGGTGGAGGTGGCGGAGCCACTGTCACCACCATCAACCAACGAGTACCAGTCCCGGTTCCCCAACCCTATCCAGTTACAGTCACCAGGCCAGTACCATTTCCCGTGCCAGCACCGTACAGAGTAGAAGTACCACGTCCCGTGCAAGTTCCCGTTCCAGTACCACGACCTGTCGTCGTGCCAAGACCAGTTCCCGTAACTGTCACCAGACCCGTACCATACCCAGTTCAAGTCCCCGTGCAAGTGCCCGTTCAAGTACCAGTTCAGGTGCCAGTACCTCAACCTTATCCAGTCACAATTCCACAACCCGTTCCGGTTAGAGTACCACAGACCATCGTGGTACCTGTACCTCAACCCATCAGCGTTGGAGGCGACGGCGGCGGCGCTGGAGGATTCGGAGGTGGATTAGGAGGTGGACTAGGAGGTGGAATTGGCGGAGGATTCGGAGGAGGCCTGGGAGGTGGATTCGGTGGAGGACACGGAATCGGAGGAGGCCTGGGCGGTGGAATCGGTGGGGGACACGGAATCGGAGGAGGCATCGGCGGCGGTCACGGAGGAGGATACAGCTACTCCAGCGTGTCCATTGGAGGGCACCACTACGGTAGCAGCTCCAAACACTGA